A genomic segment from Anaerococcus urinomassiliensis encodes:
- the ispD gene encoding 2-C-methyl-D-erythritol 4-phosphate cytidylyltransferase, translating into MLDSKFISAVITAAGSGRRMNSQINKPFLNIRGKKVIELTLDTLTKIDVFDEIILVIRKDDEDEIKKIIKGYAREIKYVYGSSTRELSTFEGLKALNSKCELVLTHDGVRPFASRELFYRVLEDLKSYKAVISATKTKDTIKIVDEDMVVDFTPNRDYVYNIQTPQAFDKNILFSMYEKYVKSEFKITDDSQLFEFFHRDIPVKIVSGEYSNIKITTREDILFAEAYLAEKRI; encoded by the coding sequence ATGTTAGATAGTAAGTTTATCTCAGCTGTCATAACAGCTGCAGGTTCTGGCAGACGAATGAATAGTCAGATTAACAAGCCTTTTTTAAATATTAGGGGCAAAAAAGTTATTGAATTAACCCTTGATACACTCACCAAGATAGATGTTTTTGATGAAATTATCCTTGTCATTAGAAAAGATGATGAGGATGAGATAAAAAAAATTATAAAGGGCTATGCTAGAGAAATAAAGTATGTTTATGGCTCTAGCACTAGAGAACTTTCAACCTTTGAAGGGCTTAAAGCCTTAAATAGCAAATGTGAACTGGTCTTAACCCATGATGGGGTAAGGCCTTTTGCAAGTAGAGAACTTTTTTATAGGGTGCTTGAAGATTTGAAGTCTTACAAGGCTGTAATAAGTGCAACAAAAACAAAGGATACTATAAAAATCGTAGATGAGGATATGGTTGTTGATTTCACACCAAATAGAGACTATGTTTATAATATTCAAACTCCCCAAGCCTTTGATAAAAATATTCTTTTTTCTATGTATGAAAAATATGTGAAAAGCGAATTTAAAATCACAGATGACAGCCAGCTTTTTGAATTTTTCCATAGGGATATTCCTGTAAAAATTGTTAGCGGGGAATATTCCAACATTAAAATCACAACAAGAGAAGATATACTATTTGCAGAAGCCTATTTAGCAGAAAAAAGGATTTGA
- a CDS encoding ABC transporter ATP-binding protein, with protein sequence MIDIKNLTMVYSGRAVLDNVNLSLDQGQIVGLLGENGSGKTTLIRILAGLERNYQGLVSICGNMPGRLTNDIVAYQPDHLPLDENLKIEEVCSIYSIFYEDFDLNKFYKLLNSFEISKELKIKECSKGMKEKIQIALTLSRKAKIYILDEPMSGIDPKSRKIVLNTIIDNFDYEGLMIISTHLVLEVEKVLDRALFLDNGKLMVNESVDDIRENHHMGVEEYFTEVL encoded by the coding sequence ATGATTGATATTAAGAATTTAACTATGGTTTATAGTGGCAGGGCAGTTCTTGATAATGTAAACCTAAGCCTAGATCAAGGACAAATTGTTGGGCTTTTGGGAGAAAATGGTTCTGGGAAAACCACTCTTATTAGAATATTAGCAGGTCTTGAGAGAAATTACCAAGGCTTAGTAAGTATTTGTGGCAATATGCCAGGTAGACTTACAAATGACATAGTTGCCTATCAGCCAGACCACTTACCTTTGGATGAGAATTTAAAAATAGAAGAAGTTTGTAGTATATATAGTATTTTTTATGAGGACTTTGATCTTAATAAATTTTATAAGCTTTTGAACAGCTTTGAAATTTCAAAAGAATTAAAGATTAAGGAATGTTCTAAGGGGATGAAAGAAAAGATTCAGATTGCCCTTACTTTATCTAGGAAAGCAAAAATTTATATCCTTGATGAACCTATGAGTGGTATAGATCCAAAGTCTAGAAAAATAGTTTTAAATACAATAATAGATAATTTTGATTACGAAGGTCTTATGATTATATCAACCCACCTTGTCCTTGAAGTTGAAAAAGTTTTGGATAGAGCTTTATTTTTGGATAATGGCAAGCTTATGGTAAATGAAAGTGTCGATGATATAAGAGAAAACCATCATATGGGTGTGGAAGAATACTTTACGGAGGTCTTATAA
- a CDS encoding Wzz/FepE/Etk N-terminal domain-containing protein → MQKLTSKQIIEAVKRNILLLLIPAILLAGLSFFFTVVKSGSYEANSVLIVTSNTEEPITYNKLILNEKLSNIYGQFLESNDLYEKVASEISPDMKASEIENNLEYTVNPQGGVIAFTYKDSNEARAKDSLTLITEEFRNFAKDYLNMENIEYLQNVLVKKSSNTRNLIFTIAAFIVGGLLGLVIIIIKKILSDRINDANDIRELDIEVLADLSKERSGELAKIKRKIDNISLENIIGFTPLKVSNNQLDISNDLANILDAKVIDARIHRENFADFESEMAEKLKDYRNVIFEEKSANDPISINLAKFEDYKILLVDKNSHKNELLGQVDEYKRLGIKLLGVIYY, encoded by the coding sequence ATGCAAAAATTAACTAGCAAACAAATTATAGAAGCGGTAAAAAGAAATATCTTGCTGCTACTTATTCCTGCCATCCTTCTAGCAGGTCTTAGCTTTTTCTTTACTGTAGTAAAAAGTGGTTCTTATGAGGCAAATTCAGTTTTGATTGTAACCAGCAATACTGAAGAACCAATAACCTACAACAAGCTTATCTTAAATGAGAAATTATCCAATATCTACGGCCAATTCTTAGAATCAAATGACCTTTACGAAAAGGTGGCTTCTGAAATTTCTCCAGATATGAAAGCTTCTGAAATTGAAAACAATTTGGAATATACTGTAAATCCACAAGGAGGGGTCATTGCCTTTACCTACAAGGATTCAAATGAAGCAAGAGCAAAGGATAGCCTAACTCTTATTACAGAGGAATTTAGAAATTTTGCCAAAGACTATTTGAATATGGAAAATATAGAGTACTTGCAAAATGTTCTTGTAAAAAAATCTTCCAATACTCGTAATCTAATATTTACTATTGCTGCCTTCATAGTTGGTGGGCTTTTAGGTCTTGTCATCATCATCATAAAAAAAATCTTATCAGATAGGATAAATGATGCAAATGATATAAGAGAGCTTGATATAGAAGTTTTGGCAGATTTGTCAAAAGAAAGATCTGGTGAATTGGCGAAAATAAAAAGAAAAATTGACAATATATCCCTTGAAAATATCATTGGATTTACTCCTTTGAAAGTATCAAATAATCAATTAGATATATCAAATGACCTTGCTAATATTCTTGATGCAAAAGTCATAGATGCAAGAATTCATAGAGAAAATTTTGCCGATTTTGAAAGCGAGATGGCAGAAAAATTAAAGGATTACAGAAATGTAATATTTGAAGAAAAATCAGCAAATGATCCAATTAGTATTAACTTGGCTAAATTCGAGGATTACAAAATACTTCTTGTAGATAAAAATTCTCACAAAAACGAACTTTTAGGCCAAGTAGATGAATACAAAAGACTTGGTATCAAGCTTTTAGGGGTGATTTATTATTAA
- a CDS encoding EpsG family protein, with amino-acid sequence MGFTLFTISEFCLFIINSLIKFKDEKKKRIFAWLMFFIMFVFAAIRGSGDADYYNYLWFVKDIGTDLSKVFNFSYAVEFGFRFFSYIINILGLSRQWVIAIMNALSIFPIAYLSIKKSKDPFLSAIIFLPIFIQFDMQTARTASAIGLGLLSINFFAERKYIKSLLFFLFSFSFHRAAIILLPFLFFMAFEMGRAFKIVSAILAILVSVFSKTVFRILALLLSNVGLARMATKINNYTFTGKFAQSMSLYDPRIIFALALFITTLMYFDKKSFVKNSIEETSIKAMWFSLLVLLVFRSSTAIAFRFSTFFTVLQIIYIPLVLEHIKNIDKLGRFLIILAILVFLIPYAIFLMVKAPAYDFFFTNLNAIYSLK; translated from the coding sequence ATGGGATTTACCTTATTTACAATAAGTGAGTTTTGCTTATTTATAATTAACAGCTTAATAAAGTTTAAAGATGAAAAGAAAAAAAGAATATTTGCATGGCTTATGTTCTTTATTATGTTTGTTTTTGCGGCCATAAGAGGATCTGGTGATGCAGATTATTACAATTATTTGTGGTTTGTAAAAGACATAGGAACTGATCTTTCCAAGGTCTTTAACTTTTCATATGCAGTAGAATTTGGATTTAGGTTTTTTTCCTATATCATCAATATCTTGGGCCTTTCACGCCAGTGGGTTATAGCTATAATGAATGCCTTATCCATTTTTCCTATAGCCTACCTATCTATAAAAAAATCTAAAGATCCTTTTTTGTCGGCCATTATTTTCTTGCCGATTTTCATCCAATTTGATATGCAAACAGCAAGAACGGCATCGGCTATAGGATTAGGACTACTTAGTATAAACTTTTTTGCTGAAAGAAAGTACATAAAAAGTTTACTGTTTTTCCTATTTTCATTTTCCTTTCATAGGGCGGCAATTATACTTTTGCCATTCTTGTTTTTTATGGCCTTTGAAATGGGGAGAGCTTTTAAGATTGTAAGTGCAATACTTGCCATCTTGGTAAGTGTATTTTCAAAAACAGTTTTTAGAATTTTAGCGCTTCTTTTGTCAAATGTAGGCCTTGCGAGAATGGCTACAAAAATTAATAATTATACATTTACTGGTAAATTTGCCCAGTCTATGAGCCTATATGATCCTAGGATTATATTTGCTCTTGCCCTTTTTATTACGACACTTATGTATTTTGATAAAAAGTCTTTTGTTAAAAACTCTATAGAAGAAACATCTATCAAGGCCATGTGGTTTAGTCTCTTGGTACTTTTAGTATTTAGATCATCAACTGCTATAGCCTTTAGATTTTCAACGTTTTTTACAGTTTTACAGATAATATACATTCCCCTTGTCCTAGAGCATATCAAAAACATAGACAAACTTGGCAGATTTTTGATAATCCTTGCAATTTTGGTGTTTTTGATACCTTATGCGATTTTTTTGATGGTAAAGGCTCCAGCCTATGACTTTTTCTTTACAAATTTAAATGCAATATATTCATTAAAATAG
- the ispF gene encoding 2-C-methyl-D-erythritol 2,4-cyclodiphosphate synthase, whose protein sequence is MRIGIGYDVHKLVEDRKLILGGVEFDYELGLLGHSDADVLTHAIMDAILGALAETDIGKLFPDTDPKYKDISSLILLDDVVKLMDDKGYKIGNIDTVVICELPKISPKREEIRKVIATHLKTDIENVSIKASTSEGLGFTGKALGIEARAVVILEEK, encoded by the coding sequence ATGAGAATAGGAATAGGATATGACGTCCACAAACTAGTCGAGGATAGAAAATTGATTCTTGGCGGGGTGGAATTTGATTATGAATTGGGGCTTTTGGGCCATTCTGATGCGGATGTTCTGACACATGCCATAATGGATGCGATTTTGGGCGCCTTGGCAGAAACTGACATTGGAAAATTATTCCCTGACACTGATCCTAAGTATAAGGATATATCGTCCTTAATCTTACTAGATGATGTGGTCAAATTAATGGATGATAAGGGTTATAAAATCGGTAATATAGATACAGTAGTGATATGCGAATTACCAAAAATCAGTCCCAAAAGAGAAGAGATTAGAAAAGTAATAGCTACTCACCTTAAAACTGACATAGAAAATGTGTCAATCAAAGCCTCCACAAGCGAGGGACTAGGCTTTACTGGAAAAGCTTTAGGAATAGAGGCCAGGGCAGTAGTAATCTTGGAGGAAAAATAA
- a CDS encoding glycosyltransferase family 4 protein, which produces MKVLLYTKDYETVRESGVGKAIDHQIKALTKVGCDFTLDDTEDFDIVHINTVFPKSAAFASKAKRAGKKVIYHAHSTKEDFKNSFILSNQIAPLFKSWLRHCYNKGDLILTPSEYSKEILSTYGLKRDIEVVSNGIDLDFWKKKENDREVFYKTYNLDPNKKSIISVGLPIKRKGIDDFIKLAELLPEYEFVWFGKLNPSVMPAEIKKLIDKAPANLHFPGYISSDELRVAYSGSDLYVFLTHEETEGIVLLEALATKADILIRDIEIFEKDYVDGENIYKGKDLEGFKEKITGILSGTLPSLVDFAYEIAKSKSIENTGRKLVECYEKVLNL; this is translated from the coding sequence ATGAAAGTCCTTTTATATACAAAAGATTATGAAACAGTAAGAGAATCTGGCGTTGGCAAGGCCATAGACCACCAAATCAAGGCTTTGACAAAGGTCGGATGTGACTTCACCCTAGATGATACGGAAGACTTTGATATAGTTCACATAAACACAGTCTTTCCCAAATCTGCTGCCTTTGCATCTAAAGCAAAAAGAGCTGGCAAAAAAGTCATCTACCACGCCCATTCCACCAAGGAAGATTTCAAAAATTCCTTTATTTTATCAAATCAAATAGCCCCACTCTTTAAATCTTGGCTAAGGCATTGCTACAACAAGGGAGACTTAATCCTTACTCCAAGCGAGTATTCCAAGGAAATTCTTTCGACTTATGGACTTAAGAGAGATATCGAAGTAGTATCAAATGGAATAGATCTGGATTTTTGGAAGAAAAAAGAAAATGACAGAGAAGTTTTTTATAAGACTTATAATTTGGATCCAAACAAGAAATCAATTATTTCAGTTGGCCTACCTATCAAAAGAAAGGGCATAGATGATTTTATAAAGCTTGCTGAGCTTTTGCCAGAATACGAATTTGTCTGGTTTGGCAAGCTCAATCCTTCGGTAATGCCTGCAGAAATTAAAAAACTTATAGACAAGGCTCCGGCCAATCTCCACTTCCCGGGATATATATCTAGTGATGAGCTAAGAGTAGCCTACAGCGGATCAGATTTATACGTATTTTTGACCCACGAGGAGACAGAGGGGATAGTCCTTTTAGAAGCCCTTGCCACCAAGGCAGATATATTAATTCGAGATATAGAAATATTTGAAAAAGATTATGTAGATGGAGAAAACATCTACAAGGGCAAGGATTTGGAAGGCTTTAAGGAAAAAATCACTGGCATACTAAGTGGAACTTTGCCATCTTTAGTAGACTTTGCCTATGAGATTGCTAAGTCAAAGTCTATAGAAAATACAGGAAGAAAGTTAGTAGAATGCTACGAAAAGGTGCTTAATTTATGA
- a CDS encoding PIN/TRAM domain-containing protein, which translates to MKRIFQLVVTLIGAVLGIVILNVVNAASLWMETSGIIFIVANFLAGLIGGIIFYLISKSLAGKFIENFSHIEGQISEIPASKLIVGTIGAIIGILVATLISRPLTSLQLPYGGNSIFVLLSILLYIGLGYLGWRVSTKNSDDFYNLFKGIKENKESRSSFRHDKNKNLASPKILDTSVIIDGRIVDILETDFIEGDLIISEFVLEELQHIADSPDDLKRERGRRGLDIVNNIKNNNKTNLVIVDTDYPDIKEVDSKLLKLAVDMNGKVFTNDYNLNKVADVQGIPVLNINDLSNALKPIVIPGESMEIEVIKLGKGRNQGVGYLEDGTMVVVEDGDKYLDQTIRATVTSVLQTSAGRMIFVRSEED; encoded by the coding sequence ATGAAGCGAATATTTCAATTAGTTGTGACACTAATTGGAGCCGTGCTTGGTATTGTGATACTAAATGTAGTAAATGCCGCAAGTTTGTGGATGGAAACAAGCGGCATTATCTTTATTGTCGCAAATTTCCTAGCAGGTCTAATAGGTGGAATAATTTTTTATTTAATTTCAAAGTCGCTTGCAGGTAAGTTTATAGAAAACTTTTCCCATATTGAAGGGCAAATTAGTGAAATACCGGCAAGCAAGTTGATAGTTGGAACTATAGGAGCAATAATAGGAATTCTTGTTGCAACTCTAATATCAAGACCTTTAACCAGCCTACAATTACCATATGGAGGCAATTCAATTTTTGTGCTATTATCTATTTTATTATATATCGGTTTAGGTTACTTGGGATGGAGAGTTTCTACAAAAAATTCTGACGATTTTTATAATCTATTCAAGGGCATAAAAGAAAACAAGGAAAGCAGATCTTCTTTTAGGCACGATAAGAATAAAAATCTTGCAAGTCCAAAGATTCTAGACACATCAGTAATAATAGATGGAAGAATAGTAGATATATTGGAGACAGACTTTATAGAGGGAGACCTCATAATATCAGAGTTTGTCCTAGAAGAATTACAACATATTGCTGATAGCCCGGATGATTTAAAAAGAGAGCGTGGGCGCAGAGGCTTAGACATAGTAAATAATATCAAAAACAACAACAAAACCAACCTAGTAATTGTCGATACTGACTACCCTGACATTAAAGAAGTGGATAGCAAGTTATTAAAGCTAGCTGTTGATATGAACGGCAAAGTTTTTACCAATGACTACAATTTAAACAAGGTGGCTGATGTTCAAGGAATACCAGTATTAAATATAAATGACCTATCAAATGCCTTAAAACCAATAGTAATTCCTGGCGAATCTATGGAAATAGAAGTAATAAAACTTGGGAAGGGCAGAAATCAAGGCGTTGGTTATCTAGAAGATGGTACTATGGTTGTAGTTGAGGATGGGGATAAGTATCTTGATCAAACAATTCGAGCAACTGTAACAAGTGTTTTGCAGACATCTGCAGGTCGTATGATTTTTGTTAGAAGTGAAGAGGATTAA
- a CDS encoding CarD family transcriptional regulator: MFKIGDKIVYPNHGAGVIDSIEKKEFLGEEKEYFILKMPIGSMDISIPISNIDKMNVRDVIDKESGDEVLRILDDDPTPMPDNWNVRYRENQEVIKTGDIFKIAEMVRNLAILDKEKGLSTTEKKLLNRARRIMASELVMAGSLEKEKAEEMIDESIGL, from the coding sequence ATGTTTAAAATAGGCGATAAAATCGTATACCCTAACCACGGTGCTGGGGTAATAGATTCTATTGAGAAAAAAGAGTTTTTGGGAGAAGAAAAGGAATACTTTATCCTAAAAATGCCAATTGGTTCCATGGATATTTCAATCCCGATTTCAAATATAGACAAAATGAATGTCAGAGATGTTATTGATAAGGAATCAGGTGATGAAGTTCTAAGGATTTTGGATGATGACCCAACACCTATGCCTGACAATTGGAATGTCAGATATAGAGAAAATCAAGAAGTTATAAAGACTGGTGATATATTTAAAATCGCAGAAATGGTAAGAAACCTTGCGATTTTGGATAAGGAAAAAGGCCTATCTACCACAGAAAAAAAGTTATTAAATAGAGCAAGAAGAATAATGGCCAGCGAACTAGTAATGGCAGGTTCTCTAGAAAAAGAAAAAGCAGAAGAGATGATTGATGAGTCAATCGGTCTATAA
- a CDS encoding DUF4097 family beta strand repeat-containing protein gives MNDEKQIILEMLKEGKITVEEANNLLEAIGSKKSRNDNDFVSKFTQSMEAVIKKTTETFENLGNFDLDNIDINQFNIRGQINTHDEMRIDDDINNINIDIPSGKIYIERAIDSAITLSQDIWSKKSNLDDFLNVEVLGDSLNISINDEHRNYDATPVIHLSLGKNIYDSLAIDLVNGSIEVEDVDFTNSTIDSVNARITVINSCGKLDINNVNGKIDIKNTNGTLNIDNVNGSVYLSNISGQEANVDAVSGNVRIDGLNSKTFTADTTSGNIRIYHVKDARSISLDSSSGNIVIDSEGFEGEIKARVEASDLNLSEKYKNKMQIENGYEVSTNANKEDLNVNIDAGFGKVSLR, from the coding sequence ATGAATGATGAAAAACAAATTATATTAGAGATGTTAAAAGAAGGAAAGATTACTGTTGAAGAAGCTAACAATCTACTAGAAGCAATCGGTAGCAAGAAAAGTAGAAATGACAATGACTTCGTTTCCAAATTCACCCAATCAATGGAAGCTGTAATCAAAAAGACAACAGAAACCTTTGAAAACTTGGGCAATTTTGACCTAGACAATATAGATATAAATCAATTTAATATCAGAGGCCAAATAAATACTCACGATGAGATGAGAATTGACGATGACATAAATAATATTAATATTGATATTCCTAGTGGCAAAATCTATATAGAAAGAGCTATCGATTCTGCCATAACCCTAAGCCAAGATATTTGGTCAAAAAAATCTAATTTAGACGATTTCTTAAATGTAGAAGTTTTGGGAGATTCACTAAATATCAGCATCAATGACGAACACAGAAACTACGATGCAACCCCAGTTATCCACCTATCTTTAGGAAAGAATATATATGATAGCCTAGCTATTGACCTTGTAAATGGTTCCATCGAAGTAGAAGATGTTGATTTTACAAATTCAACCATAGATTCTGTAAATGCTAGAATCACTGTAATAAATTCTTGTGGCAAGCTTGATATAAACAATGTAAATGGAAAAATTGACATTAAAAACACCAACGGCACTTTAAATATAGACAATGTCAACGGTTCTGTTTACCTATCCAATATCAGTGGCCAAGAAGCAAACGTAGATGCAGTAAGCGGCAATGTTAGAATCGATGGACTAAATTCAAAGACATTTACTGCTGATACTACATCAGGCAATATTAGAATCTACCACGTTAAAGATGCTCGATCCATATCATTAGACTCATCTTCTGGTAATATTGTCATAGATAGTGAGGGATTTGAAGGCGAGATCAAGGCGAGGGTCGAAGCTAGTGATTTAAATCTTTCAGAAAAATATAAAAACAAGATGCAAATTGAAAATGGCTATGAAGTATCAACAAATGCCAACAAGGAAGATTTAAATGTAAATATAGATGCTGGTTTTGGCAAAGTTTCTCTTAGATAA
- a CDS encoding diacylglycerol/lipid kinase family protein, translating to MKTALFIYNPNSGQRIINEQLPWIIDYLSEKEYLTSIYATQAPRDASKIISKYGENFEEIIVAGGDGTLDEAIAAVSKAEIDPLISYIPTGSTNDFSKSLKIPTDIEKAVKLASRGYQKRIDIGQIDDKFFVYVAAFGSISDVSFDTDQDAKNIFGRSAYIIEGLKKALPLSNMTSYKMDVLVDDENINGDFIHFMVTNSVSVGGFEGITGDNVSLSDGVFELTMVRRPQSLVDVNKIISGLTNREENDMLIFRQGSHFEVKTDQKVSWSLDGEYGGTTTFAQIDALKEKVRMRTGIRDKQ from the coding sequence ATGAAAACTGCCCTATTTATCTACAATCCAAACAGTGGTCAGAGAATCATAAATGAACAATTACCTTGGATTATAGACTATCTAAGTGAAAAAGAATATTTAACAAGCATATATGCAACCCAAGCTCCAAGAGATGCTAGTAAGATAATTAGCAAATATGGAGAGAATTTTGAAGAAATTATTGTGGCAGGCGGCGATGGAACTCTTGATGAAGCAATAGCAGCGGTGTCAAAGGCTGAAATTGACCCCCTTATTTCCTATATTCCTACTGGATCTACAAATGACTTCTCAAAGTCCTTAAAAATCCCGACAGATATAGAAAAAGCTGTAAAACTAGCCAGTCGTGGATATCAAAAAAGAATCGATATTGGTCAAATCGATGACAAGTTTTTTGTCTATGTTGCTGCCTTTGGCTCTATATCAGACGTTTCTTTCGATACTGATCAAGATGCTAAGAATATTTTTGGCAGAAGTGCCTATATCATTGAAGGTTTAAAGAAGGCTTTACCTCTATCTAACATGACAAGTTATAAAATGGATGTGTTGGTAGATGATGAAAATATAAATGGTGATTTCATCCACTTTATGGTAACAAATTCTGTATCTGTGGGAGGGTTTGAAGGGATAACTGGCGATAATGTATCCTTATCCGATGGAGTTTTTGAACTAACAATGGTTCGCCGTCCTCAATCATTAGTAGATGTAAATAAAATAATATCAGGCCTTACCAACAGAGAAGAAAACGATATGTTAATCTTCCGCCAAGGCTCACATTTTGAAGTTAAGACTGACCAAAAAGTATCCTGGTCCCTAGATGGTGAATATGGTGGCACAACTACTTTTGCCCAAATAGATGCACTTAAAGAAAAAGTTAGGATGAGAACGGGTATTAGAGATAAGCAATAA
- a CDS encoding energy-coupled thiamine transporter ThiT: MEKNTNWSTRMVVEGGIMLALAFILDKIVLFKLPMGGSVTLARKLPLVIFAIRWGVKAGMVEGVLFGILNMLIGGYVIHPAQAILDYILSASMIGLAGIKFGDERKLTSYIPSIIIAFLASGVFNVISGQIFFYSMTKAKEAGFDNFIFYNIALNYSVLLADMAILLIVYVISYKSLGKLYEDQRIAKI, translated from the coding sequence ATGGAAAAAAACACAAATTGGTCAACCAGAATGGTTGTAGAAGGCGGAATAATGCTAGCCCTAGCATTTATACTAGATAAAATAGTTTTGTTCAAACTGCCTATGGGAGGATCGGTCACACTGGCTCGTAAATTACCACTAGTAATATTTGCTATTAGATGGGGTGTGAAGGCTGGAATGGTAGAAGGTGTTTTATTCGGTATTTTAAATATGTTAATAGGTGGATACGTAATTCACCCAGCCCAAGCCATACTAGACTACATCCTATCAGCATCAATGATAGGTCTAGCTGGGATCAAATTTGGAGATGAGAGAAAGCTAACAAGCTATATACCATCAATAATAATTGCCTTTCTAGCAAGCGGAGTATTTAACGTAATAAGCGGACAAATCTTCTTTTACAGCATGACAAAAGCTAAAGAAGCAGGCTTTGATAACTTTATATTCTATAACATTGCACTAAACTATTCAGTATTATTAGCAGATATGGCCATACTACTTATAGTTTATGTTATAAGTTATAAGAGCTTAGGAAAGCTTTATGAGGACCAAAGGATAGCAAAAATATAG
- a CDS encoding GntR family transcriptional regulator: MEFDNQRPIYLQLLEEFKLKISTGQWQAGEKIDSVRSLASFYEVNPNTIQKALSELEREGLTETRRTAGRFVTDNTSLILDLEDDSFKKIADEFIEGAKNLNLEKDKAIDDLRNYWEKNYD, from the coding sequence ATGGAATTTGATAATCAAAGGCCAATTTATTTGCAACTTCTGGAAGAATTTAAGCTAAAGATATCAACTGGTCAGTGGCAAGCTGGTGAGAAGATTGATTCGGTGAGAAGTCTGGCAAGTTTTTATGAGGTAAATCCCAACACTATCCAAAAAGCTCTTTCTGAGCTTGAAAGAGAGGGGCTCACAGAGACTAGGAGGACAGCTGGTAGGTTTGTCACTGATAATACATCTTTGATCTTAGACCTAGAAGATGATTCCTTCAAAAAAATAGCCGATGAATTTATTGAAGGAGCAAAGAATTTAAATCTAGAGAAAGATAAAGCGATAGATGATTTAAGGAATTATTGGGAGAAAAATTATGATTGA
- a CDS encoding DUF2089 domain-containing protein, protein MINKCPNCGDEMIITSYRCNNCYTEVSGEFEMDNFSRLDKEDKEFIELFLQKRGSIKDVGEEIGISYPTVRNRIDKLVAKLGGQVDKKASRIDILNMLDNGEITASQARELLEELKDE, encoded by the coding sequence ATGATAAATAAATGTCCAAACTGTGGTGATGAGATGATCATCACATCATATAGATGCAATAATTGTTATACAGAAGTAAGCGGCGAATTTGAAATGGATAATTTCTCTAGACTTGATAAAGAAGATAAAGAATTCATTGAATTATTTTTACAAAAAAGAGGAAGTATTAAAGATGTAGGAGAAGAAATTGGTATTTCATATCCTACAGTTAGAAATAGAATAGATAAGTTAGTAGCAAAATTGGGCGGACAAGTAGACAAGAAAGCTAGCCGCATAGATATACTAAATATGCTAGATAATGGCGAGATTACAGCTAGTCAAGCTCGCGAATTATTGGAGGAATTAAAAGATGAATGA